DNA sequence from the Paenibacillus azoreducens genome:
TGCCGGACACATGGAAGCGGTTATCCTTCCCGCTTTACTGGAAGGGCTCAAAGCTTAAGATCAGCATCACCGAGGATCAAGTAGAGATAAAAACGGATCAAGACGCCGAAATCGAACTCGTGATTTACGGGAAGAAAACGGCTTTTACCGGACAGCTGCAATTCGAAATGATACACATTTAATTTTCATTTAGGGAGGTCAATTGATTATGAAAAAATGGTCTGCAGGTCTCGCGTTTATTTTGATGTTCAGCATGGTGCTCAGCGCATGTTCCTCCGGTTCTTCCAAAGATGCCGGCAGTGACGGCAAAGGCGACGGCGCTTCGGATCAGGTCGTTGAACTTAAATTCACGACTTGGGGAGAGCTTACGGCCGACTCCGTTGAGAAAAAGCTGGCTGACCAGTTCAATGAAACGCATCCGAATATCAAGGTTACTTTTGAGCCGGTTCCGGGCGATGGTTATGCTACGAAGCTGACGACTTCGCTGGCAGCTGGTCAAGCGCCGGACGTATTTCTGATCGGCGAAGGCGACTATTTCAAATACGTCGATAAAGGCGTTGTCGAACCGCTGGACGATTTCATTAAATCCGACAGCTCGTTCAAAACGGATATTTTCCAGCCGGATCTGATCAACATGGGCAAGATCAACGACAAGCTGTACTATTTGCCAAAAGACTTTAACCCGCTCGCTCTCTGGTACAATAAGCGGATGTTCGACGAAGCCAAAATCCCTTATCCAAATGAAAAGTGGACTTGGGATGATATGATCAGCGCCGCCCAAAAATTGACCAAAAAAGACGACAAGGGCAAAGTCAAGGAATTTGGCTTCAATGCTACGAAATGGGAATATCCGATTTATATCTACCTCTGGCTGAACGGCACCGATATCGGCAATGAGGATGGAACGAAGGCTGAAGGTTTCATGAACAGCGACAAGACCGTTGCCGCGATGGAGAAATACGTAGCCCTGACCAAAGGTGACAACCGCGTATCTCCGACTCCTCAAGATACCGAAACGCTTGGCGGAGACTCCTCCATGTTCATGACGGATAAACTGGCTATGATGATTACGGGACGTTGGGTCAAATCTGACCTGGATAAATCGGATGTGCAATACGGATCGGCTCTGATTCCTACCGGCGCAAACGGCGAACGCGCGAGCATCATCGCGGCTGCCGGCTGGGCCATGAATGCAAACGGCAAGCATAAAAAAGAAGCTTTTGAACTCATGAAATGGCTCTCCGGCACCGAAGCGCAAAAGGCTCGTTCCGAAAAAGGCCAAGTGCTGCCTGCAACGATCGCTGAGCTGGATCAAGTGAAAAGCAAGGAAGTTGTAGACAAACCGGTTATCGAAATGATGGCATTCGCGAAAAAACCGATTTCCATGCGTTCCGTTAACGCTCCGATCTTTACGGAAGAATTCAATAAAGCAGTTGAAAAAGTGCTGCTGGAGAAATCTACCGTCAAAGAAGCACTGGACGAAGCGGCTAAAAACGTAGACAGTAAGGTTAAGAAGTAAAGCGGAGGGGTGGAGCTGCATCCATGCCGTTTCACCCTCAAGCTACACCGGTTGCGGCGGCCCGGAAACGGGCCGTAACCGCACCCGTCAGTCAAGGAGGTCTCCATGCGAAATTCACGATCAGAGAGAGCCGGCTATTTATTCATCCTTCCTTGGTTTTTGGGTTTATTGATTTTTACATTAGGGCCCATGCTGTTTTCCTTGGTGCTGTCTTTCAGTAAATGGGACATCATCACGGGCATCGGTTCGATTGAATTCGTAGGACTGGATAATTTCAAGGCTATTTTTCATGATGAGTTATTTTATCAATCCCTAAAAGTTACGTTTATTTTTGCACTTGTATCCGTACCGCTGTATCAAATCGTATCCATTTTGATTGCGCTGCTGCTTAATATGCGCACGCGGGGCATGAAGTTTTTCCGCCTCATTTATTTTATGCCTTCCATCATCCCTGCCGTGGCTGTTTCGATGATGTGGATCATGATCTTTAATCCGGAGTATGGGATTCTGAACCGTGCCCTGGCATGGTTCGGCATTGAAGGGCCTGCCTGGCTTCAGGATCCGAATTATGCGCTCGGGGCGTTGATCGTCATGGGCATTTGGGGTGTGGGCAATACCATTATCATTTATCTGTCCGGCCTTCAAGGGGTTCCGGAAGAGCTTTACGAAGCCGCTCAACTGGATGGCGCGGGAGCGTTCCGCCGGTTTATGAGTGTAACAGTGCCAATGATTTCGCCGACGATCTTTTTCAACCTGATCATGGGGATTATCGGCGGGTTCCAATACTTCACGCAGGCCTTCGTGATGACCAACGGGGGACCGCTCAACTCCACGCTGTTCTATAATCTTTATTTGTACAACAAGGCGTTCGTCAGCTTTGAAATGGGATATGCTTCGGCATTGTCCTGGATACTGTTCGCCATCATCCTGATCTTCACTCTCATTGTCATCCGCAGTTCTTCCATGTGGGTTTACTACAATGGCGACGATGACCGGGATTAAGGGAGGGAAAACATCAATGATTATCAATCGACATAAATGGAGTATCGGTCGGCTGATCACTTTTCTTGTATTGATTGCAGGGGCTGCGATCGTCCTTGTTCCGCTGCTGTGGACCGTATCGACCTCGCTCAAATCCCCGGCGGAGGTATTTCAGGATTCCTTCATTCCAAAGGTATGGCATTGGGATAACTACAAAAATGCGGTGACGGCCGTTCCGTTCTTTTTATTCCTCAAAAACACGCTGATCATTCTGGTGCCGGTTATGATCGGCACGGTCTTCTCTTCAGCGTTATGCGCATATGGCTTCGCTCGTTTCAATTTCAAGGGCAAGCGCTCTTTATTCCTGGTGCTGCTCGCAACCATGATGCTGCCCGGCCAAGTTACGATGATTCCGATGTTTATCATATTCAAGGAGGCCGGTTGGGTCGATACCTTCCTGCCGCTGATCATTCCTTCGTTTTTCGGTGGCGGTGCCTTCAACATCTTCCTGATCCGCCAGTTCATGCGCGGCATTCCGAAGGATCTGGACGAAGCGGCTTTTATGGACGGGGCATCCCGTTGGAGCATTTTTACGCGGATTATGCTTCCGCTCAGCAAGCCGCCGCTGATTGCGGTTGCCATTTTTACATTTATGGGCGTATGGAATGACTTCCAGGGACCGCTCATTTATCTGAATACGAACACCAAATATACGCTTGCGCTCGGCTTATCCATGTTCAAGGGATTGTACAACGTGGAATGGAATATGCTGATGGCGGCAACGGTGCTGATTATGCTGCCGGCCATTATCGTATTTTTCTTCCTGCAGAAATATTTCATTGAGGGTATTTCCTTGTCTTCGGCCATGAAGGGTTAAGCAGCAGGATAACCGGGTTTGATCACGGATAGAAGAGGAGAATTGGATGAAGAACATACGCAGCAGACACCCGTTTCCGGTTTATTTGACGGCAGGAGAATATATGAAGGCGATCGGCACGCAGGATGGATATTTTCCCGACTTCGGACATCATCTCGCGGGCGAAATGGGCGGCATCTGGCTGCATCCCATCAAGCTGCTGGACGGCTTCTGGCTTCGGATCAAGGATAAGAAACGCGATATTTCCGTATGGGCCAAAGCCGATGAATTTATCAATTATGCCTGGGGCAGCGAATTCCGCTACGATCATGGACTCGGACATATTCCGGTCTCGATAAGACGGACCCAGTTTGCTCCGGAGCTGGAAAAAGGCATGGTCGTGAGCTATGAGCTCCACAATTATTCGGACCAGCCGGTTGAACTTGAACTGGAGCTGCTGTGCCGAACCGATCTGCGCCCCGTATGGTTCTCGGAGGAAATCGGGATTCGGGACGGCGAAGAGGACCGTTTTGAGACGGTATCCGCTTGGGCTGGACTTGCGAAGGACAGTGGAAACGACTGGTTCGTTAAATTTGGAGCGGATATGCCTGGCGTAACGGGACAGCGGCTGCGTACGGGCGCCGGGTTGATCGGTCCGGAATGGACGGCGGGAAAAGGCACGGGGCTGTCCATTACTTCCGAGAAAACACTTGCACCCGGCGAAGTTTACGCATTTCATGCGTATATTGCCGGTTCCTATACTTCCCAAGCGGAATGTGAGGCAACGTACACCCGTCTTCAAGACCATGAAGAGCTGCTTCGCGACAAAAAGCGGAAATACGAGCAGATCGATGCCGTTTCCCGGTTGGAAGTGGAGGGCGAAGAACGGCTGAACGATATTTTCAGTTGGGTAAAATGGAATACACAGTGGCTCGTGCAGCGCGTGGATTCGATTGGCCGCGGGCTGACGGCAGGATCGCCGCATTATCCGTGGTGGTTTGGCTGCGATAATTCCTATTCGATTCAAGGTTTGATGGCGATCGGGGATTTCGAGCTTGCCAAAGATACGGTGGACATTTTGCGCCGCTCGTCCTGGGAAACCAACGGCAACGGACGCATTGTCCATGAGATCACGACGATGGGCGCGGTGGCGAATCCCGGGAACACGCAGGAAACGGCCCATTTCATTGCAATGATCTGGGAGATGTTCTGCTGGACGGGGGATCTTGCATTTTTGCGGGAAAACTATGAGACATGCGTGAAAGGAATGGATTGGCTGCTGCAGGAGATGGATCCGGATCAGGATTTATTCCCTTCGGGCTACGGCATCATCGAAATTTCAGGCTTGAACATGGAATTGATCGACTCTGCCGTATATACGGCGCAGGCTGCGTGGGCGCTTGCGCAAATGAGCGGTGTTTTATTCGATTTCGGCAATGCAGAAGCGTACCAAGCGCTCGCCGACCGGATGAAAAACGCGATCAATGACATGTACTGGTGTGAAAGCGAAGGTCTCTTCGCTGATGCGGTCGCTCCGAAAAAAGATATCGTGCCGAAAGTGGATCATCTGGCTCGCATTGCCGAGAAGCATGGCATCTCGGGTTACCGTGAATACTTGGAGGGGCTGCTTGGTTCGGCTGAAGACGAAGAAGCCGACCGCGGCTGGCTGCTCAACAAAAACTGGGTTATTGTCACCCCGATGGAAACGGGAATTGCCGATCCGGAGAAGGGGCGCCGCGCCTTGGAGCGTATGCGGTCCGGCGAATTTATCGGCGAATATGGAACTTATCTGTCCGGATTGTATCAAAGCGAAATCATGACCATTTCCACTGGCGCGCACGCGGTCGCAGAGGCCGTTTATGGCAATCCGAATGCAGCGCTGGACTTGCTGCAGCGGATGATGAGCACCTTCTCCATGGCTTTGCCGGGTTCCATGAACGAAATGTCCCCGGACTACGGATGCGCGGTCCAGGCCTGGACGGTATATGCGGTGGCTGTTCCAATCATCCGGCATTTGATCGGGATCAAGCCGCTGGCTCATCTGCGTTCGCTGCATATTAAGCCGCTGCTTCCAGACGCCTGGGAAGGCAAGCAAATCACGCTGCGGCAGCTGCGGATCGGGGATACTACCGTGGATATTACGCTTATGTCTAAGCTGGGAACATTGCAAGCGGACATCATCAATCCATCCGGCTACAAGGTTATTCTCGAATGGAACGGCGAAACTTATATTTCCGAAGAAAAGCAAATATCGATCACAATGTAATACCATATAAGAGCGCGTAAGAGCGCGAGTTCAAAAAGGCCGGTTTTCAGCACCGAGAAGGTTGGATGAAGCTAGGGACGAAAGGAGCGGAGCGTACGTAGTGGGTACGTGAGCACCGGAAGGCCCGGCTGAATTCAAGATTCGATGCCGACCCCGCTTCCTGATTCACTTCGTGATCAAAAGCGGACTTTTTGAACAACCTATAAAATGACGGATAGGCAATCAGGAGGGCGTGACCATGAAATTACAGGCCGTATTATTTGACCTGGACGGGGTCATTACAGATACAGCAAAATATCATTTTACAGCATGGAAACAGATGGCGGAGCGAATCGGCATCGAGATCGACAGCGAATTTAACGAGTCGCTGAAAGGGATTGAGCGGATGCAATCGCTGGAACGTATTTTGATTCATGGGCAGCAGGAACATAAGTATACGCAGGAGGAAAAAGAGCGTCTTGCTCAGCAAAAAAATGATGAGTATGTCGCTTTGCTGGCCAGCTTGACTCCGGAAGATACCTATCCAGGGATCAAGGAATTGCTGCAGCAGCTTCGGGATAATGGAATTCCGGCAGTTATTGCTTCAGCCAGCAAAAATGCGCCGCTGATCCTGGATGCTCTTCAGCTGAGGGACTATTTCCATGCCATTGTAGATCCAAGCGGCATTCCAGGGAAACCGCAGCCGGATATTTTCCTGAAGGCAGCGGAGCAGGCAGGGGCGGACCCGTCATGCTGCATCGGCGTCGAGGATTCCCAAGCAGGCATCGAAGCGATCAGAGCTGCAGGCATGTATGCGGTGGGTATCGGTGAAGAGAATATCCTCGGACCTTTCGGAGCGGATATCGTATATGCATCGACCCGGGAGCTCTCACTGCAAAAGCTGCTTGCGGCAGCAAATCTCGAATAGATGTAAGGAAACAGACAAAAAAATGCACGAAGGCAGCCCAGGGTATGAGACCCTGGGCTGCTTTATAGTTAAGATATGGGGTCCCCGCAAAGTAATCGGAATAGGCTTCGAAGGTCACACGTCACTTTGTGGGGGTATATTTGTGGGGTTATTCAACGCCTTTTCCCGGTATTCCATGGGGGAGATTCCCTCCAGATCGCGGAAGACCCGGTTAAACTGTTTGACGTTTTCGAATCCGACCTGCTCCGCAATTTCGTATACCTTTCCATGAGTTCTTTTCAGCAGATCTTTTGCTTTTTCGATCCGTACCTTTTTTAGATAGGGAACAAAGCTCATCCCGGTAAAATGTTTAAAGGATTCACTGAAATAAGAATAATTCAGCGAGACATAATTGGATACGGTCGCCATGTTGAGCGGTTTGTCGTAATTCCGCCGGATATAATCGATGGCTGCTTTCATCTCCGCATGCCCGACATGCGCATCTTTAATATCATTAATGTAGCTGTCCAGCCGCAGCAGCAGGTCTTCCGCAGCATGGATATAGCCGCTTAGCGTTTCGCTGTGGTATAGATAACCTACTTTTTTGTAGCTTTTCAAAATTTCAACCGATGCTTCCCCATAGCTTGCAAATACCTGGTCAAATACAAGTTCATTCAATAAGCGGCTGAGCTGTTCGAGATACGAGATATCATAACGTTTGATTTCCTGCACGTCCATGATCCCATGCAGCACATCCGCGATCTCCTGCTTTTTTCCTGTTCCCAACAGATTGGCCAGCTTGCGGAATTTTTCTTCCGGATAGTCCTGTGGCGCGAAGAGACGGTTGACATCTTCATAATAAAAGAGGGCGCCGTTCTGATTGATATTTAGCATTTTATATTTCAGAGCTTGTTTTCCCTGAATGTAGCTGGTTTTAACTTGTTCGGGCCCTACCGCATTCGCGCTGACGCCAATCCAGACCGCCAGCCTCTTGTCATGCAGCAGCCGGGTGAAAGCGGCCTTGGCTGGCTCATCCGAAGCAATGACGACCACGTTTTTATCTTTATCTTCAAAGCAGACGCAGGCATCACCCGAAAAAGCATCAGCCCACAGCTTTTTCAAAACCTCATTTTGCGAGCGTGAGGTTTGCATCACGCCGCAGACATAGGATTGATTCAAGAGATGAAGGCCAGCCTTGGCGCACCGCTGCTCCATTTCGGGTTTCGAAATATCCGGATGGAGGAAAATATAATTTAACTGGTCGGCTGCGTGTTCTTCGCGGTATTTGACCAGTTCTTCGAGATTGCGGTTCATCTCATGCTCCTGCTTCAGATCGTTTGTTGTCCGCTCCAAGGCTTGGTACAGCTCCTCGCGCACGATCGGCTTCAGTAGATATTCCCTGACTTTATACGATATCGCCTCTTTAGCGTATTGAAAATCATCATAGCCGCTGAGGATCACGAAAGCCGGAGGAAGGGGATCTCGGCTGAGCTCCTGAATAAGCTCCAGACCATCCATGCCGGGCATACGTATATCCGTTATGAGCATATCGGCTTTTTCATCGCGGTACAGCTCCAAGGCCTCCGCTCCTCCTGCGGCTAGCCGGATGCTGTACATGAAAGGATACTCTCTTTCGATCATGGCTTTTAAACCGGCCCTTATGTTACGTTCGTCATCCACGATTAAAAGTTTGTACATATCAGGATTCGCCTCCATTGAAGTTGTGACGAGGGATTTTCATCAAAACCCGGGTGTATATTCCTTCTTCGCTTTCAACCCATAAGCCGTATTCATGACCGTAAAACAGCTGCAGCCGCTGGTGAACATTGCGCAGGCCGATGCCGCTGCCCTTTCGTTCTCCATGAGCGAGACCGTCGGTGACGGCAGTTAGAACAAGCGGAGGGCCTTCGTGTTCCAAACAGCGGATCTTGCGGTTCAACTCCACTGTTTTTTCGGCGGACATTCCTGTTCCGTCATCTTCAATGACGATAATCTGCGCCCGGTTTTCAGTGAAGGTTTTTAACGAGATATTCAAATCGGAGTTTTCCGAATTGCCGCTGCGCAGTCCATGTTTAACGGCGTTTTCGATGATGGGCTGCAGGGACATTTTCAGCACCTCAAGTTCATACTCCGGCTCTCCCAGCTGCATACGGAAATGAATTCTTTGTTCAAAACGCAGGTTCATCAATGCGAGATAATGGCGGATATGATTGATTTCCTCGCGCAAACGGACAAATTCGCCGCTCCATCTCAGGTTGTAACGCATCATGCTTCCCAGCGAGGTCAAGGCATCGGAGATAGGCCGCTGATTTTCCACTTCAGCCAGCATTTTGATGTTTTCCAGCGTATTGTACAGAAAGTGCGAATCGATCTGGTTTTTCAGCGTTTTCAGCTCGGCTTCCTTGGTAGCAGCCTGTTTGTTGACCGCATCGGCGATGAGCTCATTGATTTTGTTGATCATTTTACGGAAATGATGGGTAAGTTCCCCGACCTCGCTGCCGCCGCCAACCGGGAGCTGGATATTGAAATCTCCGAGGCGGATTTTTTTCATCGACAGCGTCAGCTGCCGCAGTTTTTTCAAGATAAGCGAATTGAGAAAAAAGGTAGAGACGGACAAAATGGCAATCAGCACTACATTCACCATCAGAATGTTATTGCGCGTTTTGTTTAGCTCGGCCAGCACGGCCTGCATGGAAGTGATCTGCACAATGTAGGCCCGGATGCTGTCTATGTACGTATACACGATAAGATAAGGTTTGCCGGATAGGTTCAAGTTAAAATGAACGAATGTGTTTTCAACCGTATGATGAAGCTTATCGCCTAACCTCGCTTCCGCAAGCTGGACGTTGGAGAGCAGGGGGGCTTTATCGGGATAGTGCATCCGTCCGTTGTCATTTATAATAAGCATTTGCGATTGCCCGGTGTCGTTGATTTTGAAGGTGCTGGGAAAAAAGCTGGTTAGCAGCATATCGACTTGGATCAGGCCAATATGTTTGCCTTTTGGATATTCGATTTCGCGAAGCAGGGACATTTTCTGGCGGAACTCTTTTTCATCCCGAACAAGATTATGGATCGGCTCTTTGTCACGTTCCGATATCTGCCATAAGCCCGCACCGTTCATGCGGTCGAGCTTCTCGTACCAGGCCTCGTCCCGCACCCTGTTTTCCTTCAGGAAAACGGGCCAGATTTCGCTGAGGAATGGATTGTCCGAGAATATGCGGATATGCTCGAGATCCGGGTTATTGAACTGAAGGCGCAATATGCTGTTAACGGTGCTGTTGCTGAAATCGATCAGCTCAGCCGTGTCCGTTTCATCCGCACGGTCGAGATAATACATGACTTCACGGTCGGAGAGGGTCAGCTGCACAGCACGCTCCATCGTTTCCATATTGTTTTTGATGTTGTTTTTTTCGATTTCGATCGAATTTTCGCTTTTACGGATGATGTCTTTGGTGAAACTTTCGTTCAGCTGCCTGAAAATGATTAATGAGAACACGATGCTCGGGATCAAAATGATGATGATATAAGAGAAAAACAGACGCTGCTGCAGCGAATAATTCTCCAGTTTGCGAATGAAAAGCCGTATCCATCCGCGTAAGCGTTCGTACATTGGAATCACATCCGGTTTGTTTTTGCCATGCGGCATGATCTAAAGATGAAAATCCAAAAAGCCCGCGCAAAAATGGGGCTTTTTGGATGGTTCACTGCTATTTATTTCAGGATTTTTGCAAATCTTTATTTCAGAAACTCTGCAAGCTTTTTCACATTGTCTTCGAATTTGGCCTGTTTATATGCCTCGACCTTGTTGAAACCGGCTTTGTCCCGCTTCTCGAGGAACTCGTTCCAGATCTTGTCGAATTCTTCGTCCGATTTGCTGATTAGGAGCTTCGGCAGCGTTTTGCCCCAAGTTTGCGCAATCTTGGTGCTGGCGATGCCTTCTGCCGAGTTGCCTGTCGGATTGATGTTGTCGTATTGCGAGAAGCTTGTGGTTTTGCCTTTGGTCCAATCTTCCATTTGCTTGAAAGGTTCGACGCTAGGCGGCTGCCATTGCAGGATCATGTTGGTGTCCTGCATCATCCAGAAGGTGAGGGAAGAGCCGTATTTTTTATCGAACGCGGAACGGTCCTTGTTCAGCAGCTCCAGCACTTCCGGTTTGAATTGGTCTTTGCCGTCAATCGTATCATAACTTACGCCTTTTTCGCCGAGGTAAAGATCCTTTTGACCTTCTTCGCTGATGAGGTATTCAAGGAACCGGATGGCTCTGGCTTTGTCTTTGACCTTTTTGGAGATCAGCGTTACTGTCCAGCCGGAGATGCCCGGTCCGGCGAGCGTCGGCGGGTCCAGCTTCGAGTTGGCGGGGCCGTCAACCGCGATATATACGGAATTCGGATCTTTGGCATACAGTGCATTCTCTTGGGCCGTCAGGTCGCTGCGCTGATACAGCATGGCGAAATAACGACCTTGGGCGATTTTCTCTTCCATCTGCGGCCGTTTGTCGATGAAGACGTCTTTGGCCAGCAGCCCTTGCTCATTCGCCTGACGGAAGGTTTTCAGCCAGCGAATATATTCGGGATCGGTTTGGCGGTCATATAGTTTCCCGTCTTTTTCATACGGAATCGCCAAGTAGTTCTGCAGGTAGCCTTCAAGGCTGCCGTTGCCTACATCATTAAACTCGGTCAAGCCAAACGGGATCAGTGGTTGTCCTTCCACTTGAGGGAATTTCTCCTTGGCCATTTTGAGCGCATTCAGGAAACCTTCGGGGGTGCGCATATCCGGCTTGCCCAGCGCTTCATACATGTCTTTGCGGACAAGGAACGTCTGGTTGGAAACATAATCCCGCGAATATTTCTCAAAATCTTTCGGCGAAGAAGAGGAGTTCGGATACACATACGTGTTGCCGTCATCCTGTTTGTACCAAGCCAGCTTGGCCGGATCGGCCACTTTCATAAAATAAGGATCATATTCCTCCGCAAGTTTGTTCAGCGGCAGTACCAGATCGCCTTCGATCATGGATTTCACGCCGTCTTCCCACCAACCCAGCGTAATGAAATCCGGGAGGCTTCCGGAAGCGATCATCGTGTTCAGCTTTTCGTTCTCATTGCCTGCCGGCACGATGAAGTTGAGGCTGACGCCGGTTTTTTTCGTGACGTATTGGGAGGTCGGATCCACGCCCCATTTGTTCGCGAACCAGGAGAAATTCAAATACCAGTCGAACGTGATCGGCGAAGTGTCGAGTTTCCAGCCGGGTTCATCGGCGGATGCCGTTTTCGTTTCCGGGGAAGATTCGGTCTTGTTCCCTGGCTGCTCTGCCGATTTGGGTTCGTCCTTGCCGGATGAGCCGCCGCATGCGGCGAGCGAGAGCATCAGCGTAAAAGCCACGAGCAGCAGGCTGCTCTTGCGAAATGCGTTTTTTCTCATCAAATTTACCCCTCTCGTTATATTTTGGTGAAGCATGTGTTGCCGATTAGAAAAAAGCTTCCTATTAGTGCGTGTTCAAAAAGGTGCTTCCTGATTCACTTCGTGTTAGATATAGAATTTATAAATTATCAGCTGCGCTGATGAAATTCTATATCGCAAGAAAAACATCTGCTAAAAGCGGTCTGGCTTCATAGAAAGTACGTCGATAGATGTTTTTCTTATCAAAAGCGGACTTTTTGAACAACCTCTATTAACCTTTGATGGAGCCGATCATAAGACCTTTGACAAAATACCGCTGCAGGAACGGGTATGCGATCACGATCGGCGCCGTTGTCACCACCATGGTCGCCAGTTTGATGGATTGAGAAGTAACGTTTTTGGAAATGCCTCCAGGCATGGCCGATGCCATCTGGTTGGAGCTGGATTGCGCGACGATCCGATAGAGATAGGTTTGAATCGGCTGCAGATCCATATTGTTGATGTAGATCATGCCTGTAAAATAATCATTCCACTGATAGACCCCGTGAAAAAGGGCGATAGTAGCGATGACTGGCATGGAGACCGGGATAATGACGCGTACGAAGATGGAAAAATCGTTGGCTCCGTCGATTTTCGCCGCTTCCTCGAGTCCATCCGGGATTTCCCGGAAGAAGGTCATAAATATAATCAGATCGAAAAAGCTGAACATCGCCGGAATGATATAAACGAGAAAGTTATCCAGCAAATGCAGGTCGCGGATCAACAAGTAGTACGGAATAAGGCCGCTGTTGAAAAAAAGGGTGACGGTGCCGATCAAAATATACACCTTTTGTAAGGCTAAATCCCGGCGGGAGAAGGCATAGGCTACCATCGCGGTAAAAAAGACATGCAGCACCGTACCGAGCAGCGTCTTCGCCACCGTCACGCCCATCGCGGTCATGATACCGCTGCTGCGGAAAACAGCTTCATAGCTTTCCAGGCTGAAGATCCGCGGCCACCAATAGATGCCGCCGCGCATGGCGTCCTGCCCTTCATTAAAGGAGTTTACGAGCACATACCAGATGGGATAGAGCGTTACAAAGCAAACGGCCAGCATGATCAGCACGTTGAAAGCGTCAAACGCCACATCCCCGGCGGTTCGGCGATTCAGTTTGAACATGGGACTTTAACCACCTTTGTATCAGAATAGGGATGTATCATTGATTTTTTTGGATACCGAATTGGCGATCAGGAGCAGCACAAGCGCAATCAGCGATTTGATCAGGCCTACGGCCGTGGAATAGGAGAAACGGTTATTCACAAGGCCGGTTTGATATACGTACACGTCGATCACGTTGCTGGCGCTTTCGTTCAGCGAGTTGCGAAGCACCAGGATTTGATCGAAGTTCGAGTTCAGAATGCCGCTGACGGCCAGAATAAAAAGAATCGTGATGGTGCTTTTGATGCCTGGCAGCGTC
Encoded proteins:
- a CDS encoding carbohydrate ABC transporter permease, whose translation is MIINRHKWSIGRLITFLVLIAGAAIVLVPLLWTVSTSLKSPAEVFQDSFIPKVWHWDNYKNAVTAVPFFLFLKNTLIILVPVMIGTVFSSALCAYGFARFNFKGKRSLFLVLLATMMLPGQVTMIPMFIIFKEAGWVDTFLPLIIPSFFGGGAFNIFLIRQFMRGIPKDLDEAAFMDGASRWSIFTRIMLPLSKPPLIAVAIFTFMGVWNDFQGPLIYLNTNTKYTLALGLSMFKGLYNVEWNMLMAATVLIMLPAIIVFFFLQKYFIEGISLSSAMKG
- the pgmB gene encoding beta-phosphoglucomutase; translated protein: MKLQAVLFDLDGVITDTAKYHFTAWKQMAERIGIEIDSEFNESLKGIERMQSLERILIHGQQEHKYTQEEKERLAQQKNDEYVALLASLTPEDTYPGIKELLQQLRDNGIPAVIASASKNAPLILDALQLRDYFHAIVDPSGIPGKPQPDIFLKAAEQAGADPSCCIGVEDSQAGIEAIRAAGMYAVGIGEENILGPFGADIVYASTRELSLQKLLAAANLE
- a CDS encoding carbohydrate ABC transporter permease yields the protein MRNSRSERAGYLFILPWFLGLLIFTLGPMLFSLVLSFSKWDIITGIGSIEFVGLDNFKAIFHDELFYQSLKVTFIFALVSVPLYQIVSILIALLLNMRTRGMKFFRLIYFMPSIIPAVAVSMMWIMIFNPEYGILNRALAWFGIEGPAWLQDPNYALGALIVMGIWGVGNTIIIYLSGLQGVPEELYEAAQLDGAGAFRRFMSVTVPMISPTIFFNLIMGIIGGFQYFTQAFVMTNGGPLNSTLFYNLYLYNKAFVSFEMGYASALSWILFAIILIFTLIVIRSSSMWVYYNGDDDRD
- a CDS encoding ABC transporter substrate-binding protein, with translation MKKWSAGLAFILMFSMVLSACSSGSSKDAGSDGKGDGASDQVVELKFTTWGELTADSVEKKLADQFNETHPNIKVTFEPVPGDGYATKLTTSLAAGQAPDVFLIGEGDYFKYVDKGVVEPLDDFIKSDSSFKTDIFQPDLINMGKINDKLYYLPKDFNPLALWYNKRMFDEAKIPYPNEKWTWDDMISAAQKLTKKDDKGKVKEFGFNATKWEYPIYIYLWLNGTDIGNEDGTKAEGFMNSDKTVAAMEKYVALTKGDNRVSPTPQDTETLGGDSSMFMTDKLAMMITGRWVKSDLDKSDVQYGSALIPTGANGERASIIAAAGWAMNANGKHKKEAFELMKWLSGTEAQKARSEKGQVLPATIAELDQVKSKEVVDKPVIEMMAFAKKPISMRSVNAPIFTEEFNKAVEKVLLEKSTVKEALDEAAKNVDSKVKK
- a CDS encoding glycogen debranching protein — encoded protein: MKNIRSRHPFPVYLTAGEYMKAIGTQDGYFPDFGHHLAGEMGGIWLHPIKLLDGFWLRIKDKKRDISVWAKADEFINYAWGSEFRYDHGLGHIPVSIRRTQFAPELEKGMVVSYELHNYSDQPVELELELLCRTDLRPVWFSEEIGIRDGEEDRFETVSAWAGLAKDSGNDWFVKFGADMPGVTGQRLRTGAGLIGPEWTAGKGTGLSITSEKTLAPGEVYAFHAYIAGSYTSQAECEATYTRLQDHEELLRDKKRKYEQIDAVSRLEVEGEERLNDIFSWVKWNTQWLVQRVDSIGRGLTAGSPHYPWWFGCDNSYSIQGLMAIGDFELAKDTVDILRRSSWETNGNGRIVHEITTMGAVANPGNTQETAHFIAMIWEMFCWTGDLAFLRENYETCVKGMDWLLQEMDPDQDLFPSGYGIIEISGLNMELIDSAVYTAQAAWALAQMSGVLFDFGNAEAYQALADRMKNAINDMYWCESEGLFADAVAPKKDIVPKVDHLARIAEKHGISGYREYLEGLLGSAEDEEADRGWLLNKNWVIVTPMETGIADPEKGRRALERMRSGEFIGEYGTYLSGLYQSEIMTISTGAHAVAEAVYGNPNAALDLLQRMMSTFSMALPGSMNEMSPDYGCAVQAWTVYAVAVPIIRHLIGIKPLAHLRSLHIKPLLPDAWEGKQITLRQLRIGDTTVDITLMSKLGTLQADIINPSGYKVILEWNGETYISEEKQISITM